In Sciurus carolinensis chromosome 13, mSciCar1.2, whole genome shotgun sequence, a genomic segment contains:
- the Mal gene encoding myelin and lymphocyte protein, whose amino-acid sequence MAPAAASGGSSLPSGFSVFTTFPDLLFILEFIFGGLVWILVASSLVPIPLVQGWVMFVSVFCFVATTALLVLYIIGAHGGESSWVTLDAAYQCVAALFYLSASVLEALATISMQDGFTYKHYHENIAAVVFSYVATLLYVVHAVFSLIRWKSS is encoded by the exons ATGGCCCCCGCAGCGGCTTCGGGTGGCAGCTCTCTGCCCAGTGGCTTCTCGGTCTTCACCACCTTCCCGGACTTACTCTTCATCCTTGAGTTT ATCTTCGGGGGCCTGGTGTGGATCCTGGTCGCGTCCTCGCTGGTGCCCATCCCCCTGGTCCAGGGCTGGGTgatgtttgtgtctgtgttctgcTTCGTGGCCACCACTGCCCTGCTCGTCCTGTACATCATCGGCGCTCACGGCGGGGAGTCGTCCTGGGTCACCCTG GACGCAGCCTACCAGTGCGTCGCCGCCCTGTTCTACCTCAGCGCTTCGGTCCTGGAAGCCCTGGCCACCATCTCCATGCAGGACGGCTTCACCTACAAGCACTACCATGAGAACATCGCGGCCGTG GTGTTTTCCTACGTCGCCACGCTGCTCTACGTGGTCCACGCCGTGTTCTCTTTAATTAGATGGAAGTCTTCGTAA